From a single Pirellulales bacterium genomic region:
- a CDS encoding tryptophan synthase subunit alpha produces MSIPTLFSNLRAAGRKALMPFITAGDPELGFTAAMVEEFARRGCHLCELGIPYSDPIADGPVIQASYTRALAHQIRLAEILSMAGRVTPKLTMPVVSMVSYAIVYRHGLEKYVEDAQRAGIAGAIVPDLLVEESSEFAKICRAAGFSLIHLVTPTTPRERAIRIAEASTGFLYYVSVAGITGERRDLPPDLVENVNWLKQRTPLPICIGFGISTPEHVKLLSEVADGLIVGSAIVRRIASAADKPQAQVIEQIGDYISSLLAAL; encoded by the coding sequence ATGTCCATTCCCACATTATTTTCCAACCTCCGCGCTGCCGGTCGCAAGGCGCTAATGCCGTTCATCACGGCCGGCGACCCCGAACTGGGTTTTACTGCCGCAATGGTTGAAGAATTTGCGCGCCGCGGCTGTCACTTGTGCGAACTGGGCATTCCCTATAGCGACCCGATCGCCGACGGCCCGGTCATTCAAGCGTCGTACACTCGCGCGCTCGCACATCAGATCAGGCTTGCTGAGATTCTGTCGATGGCAGGCCGAGTGACGCCGAAGCTTACGATGCCCGTGGTCTCGATGGTGAGCTATGCGATCGTCTACCGCCACGGACTAGAGAAGTATGTCGAAGACGCCCAGCGCGCCGGGATCGCTGGTGCGATTGTCCCCGACCTGCTGGTGGAAGAATCGAGCGAGTTTGCGAAGATTTGCCGTGCCGCCGGCTTCAGCTTGATCCACCTCGTCACGCCGACCACGCCTCGAGAGCGAGCGATCCGAATCGCCGAAGCATCGACCGGCTTCCTGTATTACGTCTCCGTGGCCGGCATCACGGGCGAACGGCGGGATTTGCCGCCAGATTTGGTCGAAAACGTCAATTGGTTGAAGCAACGGACGCCATTGCCAATCTGCATTGGCTTCGGCATCAGCACGCCCGAACATGTCAAACTATTAAGTGAAGTCGCCGATGGCTTGATCGTTGGTTCGGCGATTGTGCGGCGAATTGCCTCGGCGGCGGATAAGCCGCAGGCGCAAGTGATCGAACAAATCGGCGATTATATCAGTTCATTGCTGGCCGCATTATAA